Within the Arthrobacter caoxuetaonis genome, the region CACGGCGGCAACCGTGCCTGCCAGCAGGTCCTGCCGCCAGTTCGAGCGGCGGATGGACAGCAGGAGCACCAGCACGGCGCCTGCCAGGGCAATCAGGACTGTTGGTTTGATGCCGTAGCCGACGGCCGCTGCCGCTCCGGCGGCGGCCCAGAGCAGGAGCCGGCCGGGCAGCCGGGACCGTGCAGCCAACCCCACCAGGCAGAGGATGAGGATCGGAAACAGCAGTCCGGCCGTATCCGAGTAGAAGACCGGCAGCCAGGGAGAAAGCGCAATAAGGATGATCGAGGGCACCAGGGTCAGCCTGGCAGCCTGCTTTCCGCCGAAAAGATAACCACAGGCATACGTCAGCAGCATCCCGGAGAAAAGCACCGCGGCGTTCAGGTAGGCGACTGACTGCCGCAGGTCCACCGCACCAAAGGACTCTGCTGCTTCCAGGTACTTGCCCAGGAGCAGCATGAGCAGCAGATTGTTGGGGTTCACCTCGAAGTAGCCCCGGTCTGCTGCCTCGGGTGTCCCTTCGGAAACCGCTGTCCCGGAATAGTAGATCGCGGCCGCGTCCCAGTCCGGCGGCAGCCTGACCGCATCGGCCACGCGGGCACTAACCGCAAAGACCGCGGCCCATCCCAGCAGCGCGGCTGGTATCTGCAGCCACCGCACCGGGGACAGGGCGGCATCAAGCCGGGAGAGCAGCCAGGGATAGCCTGCAGCAAGGACCAGCACTGCGGCACCTGCCAGGACGGCAGCCCACGTCTCATAGCGGGAGTAGCCGTAGGAAGGCACCACCAGGTTGGACAGCGCCAGCCAGAGAATGAGCGCGCACCACAGCAGGCCCGCAAAGCGGGGCAGCAGCCCGGCGGTGCGGGTGGTTTGCCTGGACCCGCCAACAGGTCCTTGGCGTGCTGTGTGGCTCATGGTCCCTCGGGCAGCCAGGGTGGGTCGAAAGATTCTCGAGCCTATTGCGCAGGCGGCACCGGGGACAATACTCAGCCGGCGGGCACCAGGAGGACAGCCAGGATTAGCGCGCCGGAGACAATGAGGGACCAGGACACCAGCGAGGCGGCGACTGCCGGGCCGCCCGTCCGTGCCAGCTGCCGGAGGTTTACGGATACGCCGAGTCCGAAGAGGGCGGCAGCGAACAGTACTTCCTGGAGACCGGCGGCCACGTCGAGGACCCCGGAGGGCAGTACCCCGGACGTGCGGAGCGCCACAGCGGCCAGGAAGCCCGCCACGAACAGCGGGACCAGCGGAGGGTACGTGCCGGTTCCTTCGCTGCGCCGGCGATGGTCGAGTCCGGCCAGGGCACTGACCGGAGCGAGCATCAGCACGCGGACCAGCTTGACGACGACGGCCAGGGCCAGGGCTGCGGGCCCCGCCGTCTGTGCAGTCGCCACGACCTGCCCCACGTCGTGCACCGAAGCGCCGGTGAGGAATCCGAAGGTGTCCGGGGACAGTCCAAGCATGCCGGACAGCAGTGGAAGCACGGCGATGGCCAAAGTTCCGCAGAGGGTCACCATGGCCGCCGGGACAGCGGTCCGCTCAGCGGGGACCGCCCGGGCAGCGGCAACTGCGCCGACGGCGGAGACACCGCAGATCGAGAATCCCGCAGCGACGAGGACGGATTCCTCACCGGGCAGGCGGAAGAGGCGGCAGATGAACCAGGTGGCAGCGAACGAGAAACCGACCAGGGCGATGACGAGTCCCACCGAGATCCAGCCGAGCCCGGCAATGTCGACCAGTGACACCTTCAGGCCCAGCAGGACAATTCCCAGCCGGAGGAATCTCTTGGCAGCCAGCGCAATTCCGGGCCGCCAGCTTCCAGCCGCAAGCGCCGCGGGACCGGGAATATTGCCCGCCAGCAGGCCCAGCACCACGGCCGCGGTGAGCACCGGAATGCCGGCGGCCACCCGGTGCAGGAGGAACCCGGCCAGCACGGCAACAGCCACAGCTGCCAGGCCGGGGGCCAGTTTACGGAGGTCGGCGGGTTGCGGCATGGTCTTACTGTTCATGAGTTGGACCCCCCGGTCCAACTCCGCTGCGATCGGTTACCGCCCGGAGCGCCCGTTGGTAGACTTGGCAGACCATCCGCCGAGCCCAGTACAGGGGCAGCCCATGCAGCATGGCAGCGATCCGCCGGCCGGCGCGTCTCCCGCCCCGGCCACCGATCCCGAGTCCCGCGTACCAGCACCATGGACCCTTCCGGGGCCTGAGGTCGCTTCCCTTCTCGGCACGGACGCCCACAGCGGCCTTACGCACCGCGCCGTAGAGGAACGCCGTTCTGAGTACGGGCTTAACCGGCTGGCCGGGAAGCCCGCGGTTCCGGCGTGGCGCAAGATTCTGGCGCTGCTCTCGGACCGGCTGATCCTGGTCCTCCTCGCTGCCGCCGTCCTCAGCGCCGTCGTTTCCGGGGAACTCGAAACTCCGATCGTCATTCTTGCCGTCGTCATCCTGAACACCACCCTGAACTATGTCCAGGAGCGCCGGGCGGAGAACAGCCTGGAGGCCCTCCGGAAAACGGATGTAGGCACCACCCGGGTCCGCCGGGATGGCACGACTGCCACAGTTCCCCGCGAAGACCTGGTTCCCGGGGACATCGTCCTCCTGGAAGCGGGGGACTCCGTTCCGGCGGACGGACGCCTGCTGGAAGCAGTGCGGCTCCAGGCAGCTGAAGCGGCCCTTACGGGTGAATCCCAGCCAGTCAACAAGGACGCGCAGGCCACCCCGGACGCAGACGCACCACTCGGCGACCGCCACAGCATGCTGTACATGGGCACGGACATCAGCCGGGGCCGTGCCCTGATGGTCGTCACGGGCACGGGGATGGCCACCCAAATGGGACACATCGCTCATATGCTCGGCAGCACCCCGGATGAAAAGACAACCCTGCAGCGCAGCATTGACCAGTTGGCCGCGCTCCTGACGTGGATCGCCCTTGCCGTCGTGGCACTTGTTTTCCTGCTGGGACTGCTGCGCGGTGAGGACCTGAGCACCCTGCTCCTGACCTCGGTGTCCCTGGCCGTGGCCACCATCCCAGAGGGACTCACCGCCGTCGTGGCCTTCACTCTCGCCATGGGTGCGTCGCGCCTTGCCGCCCGCGGAGCCATCATCAAACAACTCTCCGCCGTGGAGACCCTCGGCGGGACGTCGCAGATCTGCACGGACAAAACCGGCACCCTGACACTGAACGAAATGACTGCGCGCCGCATCCTCGGCCCCGCCGGGCCCACCTTTCGGGTCACCGGGACCGGCTACGGCGTAGACGGCAAGATTCTGAGCCCGGACGGCGACCAGGTTCCGGCACTGACCGAGGCGTACCTCGCCATGGCCCTTTGCAACGATGCCTCCGTCACCGACGGCATCCTCTCCGGCGACCCGACTGAAGGTGCACTGGTGGTGCTCGCCGAGAAGGGAGGCATCGATCCGATGGGAGCGCGGGCGACGCATCCCCGGGTCGCGGAAATCCCCTTCGACTCCGCCTATAAGTACATGGCGACTTTCAACACCAGCAGGAACGAACCGGGAACCGTCCACTGCAACGTCAAGGGTGCACCCGGCGTCGTCCTGGAAATGTGCTCCCACGCAGCCGTTGCGGGCGGCGTCGAACCGCTGGACACCGGTTGGCGGGAACGCCTGGCAGAGGAAGTGGCGGCAATGGCCGGATCCGGGCTGCGGACCATGGCCGTTGCCGGACGCTGGCTGGATGATCCGGTGCCCGAGGACCCGGCAGGCCTCAAGGAAACGGCGACGAACCTTGTCCTGTACGCCGTCGTCGGCATCATGGACCCGCCCCGCCCCGAAGCGCGTGAGGCAATCGAGCGTGCCCACGGAGCAGGCATCAGCGTCCACATGATCACCGGGGACCATCTTGTCACTGCTTCGGCAATCGCCGAGGACCTCGGTATCCGGGGCAGCGCCGTTTCCGGCGCGGACCTGGACGGGCTCAGCCAGGACGAACTCGAAGCGAGGGCACCGCAGTACGGCGTGCTGGCCCGGGTTTCTCCCGAACACAAACTGAGGGTGGTCGAGGCGCTCCAGGCCGACGGAAGTGTCGTTGCCATGACCGGCGACGGCGTCAACGACGCCCCGGCGCTCAAGCGGGCCGACATTGGAATTGCCATGGGGATCACGGGAACGGATGTTTCCAAGGGCGCGGCGCGAATGATTCTCACCGATGACAACTTCGCCACGATCGTCGACGCTGTCGAGGAGGGGCGCGGCATCTATGCCAATATCCTCAAGTTCGTCCGTTTCCAGCTCACCACTGCGTGGGGATTCGTACTGATGTTCCTCGCCGCGGCAACGTTCGGATTCGCCGGGGGAGCGCCCTTCACCGCAATCCAGATTCTCTGGGTCAACATCATCATGGACGGGCCGCCGGCGCTGGCACTCGGGGTGGACCGGACCGATCCCAGCGTCATGCGGCAGCCGCCGCGGAAGCCGCGGGAGCCGCTGCTTACCGGCCAGCGGCTGGTGGGGCTGCTGGTGTCCGGGATCGTGATGGCGGCGGGAACCTGCTGGGTCGGGCTCGCCTCACCGTCGATCTTCCCGGGAAGCGAAGCACCGGGGGAGGACTTCGCGACCACCATGGCGTTCACTACCTTCGTGTTCTACCAGGTCTTCAACCTGCTGAACGTCCGCAGCGAAACGTCGTCGGTCTTCTCACTGCAGACCTTCACCAACCGGAGCATCTGGCTGGCCCTGGGCGCCGTCGTCGTGCTCCAGATCCTGGTGGTGCAGGTGGGCGTGCTGGAGAACCTGTTCGACACATCCCCCCTGACCGCGGACCAGTGGCTGCTGTGCATTGGTACGGCTGCCAGCATCATCGTCGTCTCCGAAATCAGCAAGGCAGCCGCCGCCATCCGGCGCCGCCGGGCTACCAGGGAGACGGCCGGTAATCCTTGAGGAAGACCCCGTACAGGTCTTCGCCTGCCTCGCCCATCACGATCGGATCGTAGACCCGCGCCGCTCCGTCAACGAGGTCCAGGGGCGCGTGGAAACCCTCCTCGGCCAGGCGAACCTTGGTCGGATGCGGCCGCTCGTCGGTGATCCAGCCGGTGTCCACCGCCGTCATCAGGATGCCGTCGGTCTCCAGCATTTCGCCGGCACTGGTGCGCGTGAGCATATTCAGCGAGGCTTTGGCCATATTGGTGTGGGGGTGCCCGGGACCCTTGTAGCGGCGGGCGAACTGGCCCTCCATGGCGGAGACGTTCACGATGTACTTGCGCCGGGCGGGGGAAGCGGCCATGGCGGGACGCAGCCGGTTCACCAGCAGGAACGGCGCCGTCACGTTGCACAGCTGCACTTCGAGCATCTCAAGCGGGTCCACCTCGTCCACCAGCTGGGTCCAGCTGTTGACCGGTGCCGTATCCGGAACCAGGCCGCCGGCGTCGATTGCCGTGCCGGCCTCCAGCTTGGCCAGGGACGAGGAGCCGGCTGTCAGCGCCAGCGACGTCACCGCGTCGCCGGCGAGCACGGGATGCTCCGCCACGGAGCCGGCCAGCGCAGTGGGGTGGGCGTTGTAGGTATTGCCAAACGTCACGAGCTCCGGCATCGGCCGGCCCGAGGGAAGTTCTTCATGTTCGGCGTCCACCAGCGGCTGGTAGGCGTTAGACGTCCGCCGGACGGTCTGGGCAGCGTTGTTGATCAGGATGTCCAGCGGCCCGTCGGCGGCGACAGCGTCGGCCAGGGAGATCACCTGCGCGGGGTCCCGCAGGTCAATACCGACAATCTTGAGCCGGTGCAGCCAATCCGCTGAGTCCTCCATGGCCGCGAAGCGGCGGGCCGCGTCCTTCGGGAAACGGGTGGTGATCGTTGTGTGGGCACCGTCGCGGAGCAGCCGCAGCGCAATGTACATGCCGATCTTGGCGCGCCCGCCGGTCAGCAGTGCACGCCGTCCGGTGAGGTCGGTCCTGGCGTCCCGCTTGGCGTGGCTGAAGGCAGCGCACTCCGGGCAGAGCTGATGGTAGAAGGCGTCGACCAGGGTGTAGGGCTGCTTGCAGATGTAGCAGTTGCGCGGCTTCAACAGGGTTCCGGCGGACGGGCCGTGGGCGGCACTGCGCAGCTGCGCACCGCGGGTCTCGTCGTCGATCCGGTCCGGAGCGCCGGTGGCGGTGCGGGCCACGACGGCGCGGTCCGCTTCCGCCACCGCGTCCCGCTTCGCAACTTTGCGGTGCTTCTTGACGGCCTTGAACATCTTGGCGGTTGCCCGGCGGACGGCGACGTGGTCCGGGTGGTCTTCCTCAAGCACATGGATCCGGGAGAGGACCCGGAGGCAGGCCTCCAGGTCTTCAGGGCTGAGGTCGGTGCTGTCAGTGCTGCTCAGGTCAGTGCTGCTCATGGAGTCGTTTCTGGGATGTGGTCCGCCGGGGGTATGCACGGCGGAGGGCAAAATGGTGCACTTCGACCTTACCGCCACGGGCACGCCAAGCCGGAATCAAGCGGCGGGGCCCACAGCCCGGACATCCCAGCGGCCTGCAGGTAGGCTGCCGGGATGCGGGCCGCGGGTTCCGCACCGCCTAGTCGATGCGGACCGTCTGCCCCTTGCTCAGCACGGTGAGGCCCGACGCCGTCACGGTGTAGCCGCGGGCAAGATCAAGCTCCCGGTCCACGCCGACAGTGGCACCCGGCGGGATCTGCACGTTTTTATCCACGATGGCCCGGCGGACAATTGCCCGTTCTCCCACATGCACGCCGTCCATGATCACGCTGTCGCTGACGCTGGACATTGCGTCGACGTAGACGTCATGCGCCAGGACGGACCCGGAGACGCTGCCCCCGGAAATGACTGCACCGTTGGACACAATCGAGTCCAGCGCGGTACCCGGTTCGTCGGAAGGGCCGCGGACGAACTTGGCGGGCGGCGAGATGCTCTGCCTGGTGTAAATGGGCCACTGCAGGTTGTACAGGTTGAATGCGGGGACGGGCGAAATCAGGTCCATGTTCGCGTCGTAGTAGGAATCCAGGGTGCCGACATCCCTCCAGTACCGCTGGTCCCGTCCGGTCGCCCCGGGAATCACGTTTTCGGTGAAGTCGTAAACCGCCGCTTCTCCGCGGTCCACGAAATACGGAATGATGTCCCCGCCCATATCGTGCTTGGTGATCAGGCGCTCCGCATCCACCCGCAGCGCTTCCACCAGGGCATCAGTCGTGAAGACGTAGTTACCCATCGAGGCCAGGAAGCTGTCGGGATCATCGGGCAGGCCGGGAGTGCTTGAGGGCTTTTCCACGAAGGCGGCGATCCGCCCCGGCATGGAGGGGTCCGTTTCGATAACGCCGAACTGGTCGGCCATGGACAGCGGCTGCCGGACCGCTGCCACACTGCACGGCGCACCCGAGGCAATGTGGGCGTCGACCATCTGGGAGAAATCCATCCTGTACACGTGGTCTGCCCCGATCACGACGACGATGTCCGGCCGCGCGTCGTCAATCAGGTTCATCGACTGGTACAGGGCGTTGGCGCTGCCCAGGAACCAGCTCTTTCCGACCCGCTGCTGTGCGGGCACGGATGCCACGTAGTTCTGCAGCTGTGTCGACAGCCGCCACGTTTCGGAAATGTGCCGGTCCAGGCTGTGCGACTTGTACTGGGTCAGCACCACAATCTGCAGGTAGCCGGAATTCACCAGGTTGGACAAGGCAAAATCGATGAGCCGGTATTTCCCGGCGAAAGGCACGGCGGGTTTGGCCCGGTCAGCAGTAAGCGGCATCAGCCGCTTGCCCTCGCCCCCGGCGAGGACAACGGACAGGACTTTCTTCGGTGCCATGTGCATACTCCTGACTTCCACCCACAGGTGGGAAACTGTTTAGCCTGCCGGACAGGTAAGCCTGCTGCCCAACAGACTAGATCACCGCACGTGATGTGCACTACGTTGTACAAGTGCGAGTAGATATCGTTTCCAAGGAATTCCCGCCGGAAATTTACGGCGGTGCCGGTGTGCACGTCGCTGAGCTGAGCCGGGTGCTGGCAGGTCTCCTCGACCTCCACGTCCACTGCTTTGGGGCACCGCGCGAGCTGGACTATCACGGAGCCCGGGTCCAGGCCTACCCCGTTCCGGCTGAGCTCGAAACCGCCAATCCGGCCGTTCAGACCCTGGGAACGGACCTTGACATGCTTCAGGGCTTCCAGGGCGCAGACGTCATCCACTCGCATACCTGGTACGCGAACATGGCCGGCCACCTCGGCTCGCTGCTGTACGGGGTTCCGCATGTGCTCAGTGCCCACAGCATCGAGCCGCTGCGTCCCTGGAAAGCCGAACAGCTGGGCGGAGGCTATGCGCTTTCCTCCTGGGTCGAGAAAACGGCGTACGACGCCGCCTCGGCCATCATCGCCGTCTCGGAAGGGATGCGCCGGGACATCCTCCGCGCCTACCCGGAAGTCACCCCCGGGAAAGTGCACGTTGTCCACAACGGCATCGACACCGGCGCCTGGCGGCCTGACCACGACCCGGATGCCCTCCGGGGCCTGGGCATCGACCCGGATGCCCCGTCGGTCGTCTTCGTCGGGCGGAACACCAGGCAAAAGGGCGTCCCCTATCTTCTCCGCGCAGCTGCCCTCCTGCCCCCGGACGTGCAGGTCATCCTGTGCCTCGGTGCCGCGGACACACCCGAACTCGCCTCAGAGACGGCCATCCTCATCGGGGAGCTGATGGAAACCCGCGGCGGTGTTGTCGTGATCGAACGCATGCTGCCCAGGGACGAGCTCATCAAGGTCCTCAGTTCCGCCACGGCGTTTGCCTGCCCGTCGATCTATGAGCCGCTGGGCATCGTCAACCTTGAAGCCATGGCGTGCGGCACGGCGGTCGTGGCCAGTGCCACCGGCGGCATTCCTGAAGTCGTGGACGACGGAGTGACCGGACTCCTGGTCCCCCTGGACCAGCTCGACGACGGCACCGGCACCCCGCTTGATCCCGAGACCTTCGTCCGGGACTTCGCTGCCGCGCTGACCGTTGTTGTCA harbors:
- a CDS encoding YeiH family protein, producing the protein MPQPADLRKLAPGLAAVAVAVLAGFLLHRVAAGIPVLTAAVVLGLLAGNIPGPAALAAGSWRPGIALAAKRFLRLGIVLLGLKVSLVDIAGLGWISVGLVIALVGFSFAATWFICRLFRLPGEESVLVAAGFSICGVSAVGAVAAARAVPAERTAVPAAMVTLCGTLAIAVLPLLSGMLGLSPDTFGFLTGASVHDVGQVVATAQTAGPAALALAVVVKLVRVLMLAPVSALAGLDHRRRSEGTGTYPPLVPLFVAGFLAAVALRTSGVLPSGVLDVAAGLQEVLFAAALFGLGVSVNLRQLARTGGPAVAASLVSWSLIVSGALILAVLLVPAG
- a CDS encoding cation-translocating P-type ATPase — encoded protein: MQHGSDPPAGASPAPATDPESRVPAPWTLPGPEVASLLGTDAHSGLTHRAVEERRSEYGLNRLAGKPAVPAWRKILALLSDRLILVLLAAAVLSAVVSGELETPIVILAVVILNTTLNYVQERRAENSLEALRKTDVGTTRVRRDGTTATVPREDLVPGDIVLLEAGDSVPADGRLLEAVRLQAAEAALTGESQPVNKDAQATPDADAPLGDRHSMLYMGTDISRGRALMVVTGTGMATQMGHIAHMLGSTPDEKTTLQRSIDQLAALLTWIALAVVALVFLLGLLRGEDLSTLLLTSVSLAVATIPEGLTAVVAFTLAMGASRLAARGAIIKQLSAVETLGGTSQICTDKTGTLTLNEMTARRILGPAGPTFRVTGTGYGVDGKILSPDGDQVPALTEAYLAMALCNDASVTDGILSGDPTEGALVVLAEKGGIDPMGARATHPRVAEIPFDSAYKYMATFNTSRNEPGTVHCNVKGAPGVVLEMCSHAAVAGGVEPLDTGWRERLAEEVAAMAGSGLRTMAVAGRWLDDPVPEDPAGLKETATNLVLYAVVGIMDPPRPEAREAIERAHGAGISVHMITGDHLVTASAIAEDLGIRGSAVSGADLDGLSQDELEARAPQYGVLARVSPEHKLRVVEALQADGSVVAMTGDGVNDAPALKRADIGIAMGITGTDVSKGAARMILTDDNFATIVDAVEEGRGIYANILKFVRFQLTTAWGFVLMFLAAATFGFAGGAPFTAIQILWVNIIMDGPPALALGVDRTDPSVMRQPPRKPREPLLTGQRLVGLLVSGIVMAAGTCWVGLASPSIFPGSEAPGEDFATTMAFTTFVFYQVFNLLNVRSETSSVFSLQTFTNRSIWLALGAVVVLQILVVQVGVLENLFDTSPLTADQWLLCIGTAASIIVVSEISKAAAAIRRRRATRETAGNP
- a CDS encoding SDR family oxidoreductase, yielding MSSTDLSSTDSTDLSPEDLEACLRVLSRIHVLEEDHPDHVAVRRATAKMFKAVKKHRKVAKRDAVAEADRAVVARTATGAPDRIDDETRGAQLRSAAHGPSAGTLLKPRNCYICKQPYTLVDAFYHQLCPECAAFSHAKRDARTDLTGRRALLTGGRAKIGMYIALRLLRDGAHTTITTRFPKDAARRFAAMEDSADWLHRLKIVGIDLRDPAQVISLADAVAADGPLDILINNAAQTVRRTSNAYQPLVDAEHEELPSGRPMPELVTFGNTYNAHPTALAGSVAEHPVLAGDAVTSLALTAGSSSLAKLEAGTAIDAGGLVPDTAPVNSWTQLVDEVDPLEMLEVQLCNVTAPFLLVNRLRPAMAASPARRKYIVNVSAMEGQFARRYKGPGHPHTNMAKASLNMLTRTSAGEMLETDGILMTAVDTGWITDERPHPTKVRLAEEGFHAPLDLVDGAARVYDPIVMGEAGEDLYGVFLKDYRPSPW
- the glgC gene encoding glucose-1-phosphate adenylyltransferase, which encodes MHMAPKKVLSVVLAGGEGKRLMPLTADRAKPAVPFAGKYRLIDFALSNLVNSGYLQIVVLTQYKSHSLDRHISETWRLSTQLQNYVASVPAQQRVGKSWFLGSANALYQSMNLIDDARPDIVVVIGADHVYRMDFSQMVDAHIASGAPCSVAAVRQPLSMADQFGVIETDPSMPGRIAAFVEKPSSTPGLPDDPDSFLASMGNYVFTTDALVEALRVDAERLITKHDMGGDIIPYFVDRGEAAVYDFTENVIPGATGRDQRYWRDVGTLDSYYDANMDLISPVPAFNLYNLQWPIYTRQSISPPAKFVRGPSDEPGTALDSIVSNGAVISGGSVSGSVLAHDVYVDAMSSVSDSVIMDGVHVGERAIVRRAIVDKNVQIPPGATVGVDRELDLARGYTVTASGLTVLSKGQTVRID
- the glgA gene encoding glycogen synthase — encoded protein: MRVDIVSKEFPPEIYGGAGVHVAELSRVLAGLLDLHVHCFGAPRELDYHGARVQAYPVPAELETANPAVQTLGTDLDMLQGFQGADVIHSHTWYANMAGHLGSLLYGVPHVLSAHSIEPLRPWKAEQLGGGYALSSWVEKTAYDAASAIIAVSEGMRRDILRAYPEVTPGKVHVVHNGIDTGAWRPDHDPDALRGLGIDPDAPSVVFVGRNTRQKGVPYLLRAAALLPPDVQVILCLGAADTPELASETAILIGELMETRGGVVVIERMLPRDELIKVLSSATAFACPSIYEPLGIVNLEAMACGTAVVASATGGIPEVVDDGVTGLLVPLDQLDDGTGTPLDPETFVRDFAAALTVVVTDPDRAAQMGQAGRRRAEQEFSWDTIAQATIDVYRSVLP